From one Triticum aestivum cultivar Chinese Spring chromosome 4B, IWGSC CS RefSeq v2.1, whole genome shotgun sequence genomic stretch:
- the LOC123094193 gene encoding uncharacterized protein, with the protein MADSWSYPDGGGEEKDMQWPPAPPAYGYPDDERPPFVLIDPCAYFADRKNATTAVIDMEAGAPNLRGRLQVTFCAVAPPLVSYFCVHATHMDHTEFAVAPYILATETDGGLVLLCVPTVDPDYPTDHLRPRNCQYFVYDALARKLHQLPQPGFQHRLSQRSLAIMRKPNKSSKNTSNHVSLRPHVHGEAEAEADFVVAAQSYIFWGKESPHICIYDSAIKTWSNKPVVMGSSYPDHHLPSKTLAIGGINGTVAWVDLWHNIIFCDVLAKRPKLRYLKLPSEPRDRGFNPRSVRDIAVFGNTIKYVAMLLRPDDTSSSKVPSCRWMATAWSIDKSRHASAKDWRMVCKLDSTRIMVDAAGTAASFPTLSSLCGSLPTLSLQNDAIVYFLAKIDFSPRQRTAWVLAVDMKNETVEQVVEFPAERTYCVAEGYDASRISAYLQPAPGRKQIHKRPGVSLLKSPSKKHTGDVDAMVE; encoded by the exons ATGGCCGATTCTTGGAGCTACcccgacggcggcggcgaagagaAGGACATGCAGTGGCCACCGGCTCCTCCCGCCTACGGCTACCCCGACGATGAGCGGCCGCCCTTCGTCCTCATCGATCCATGCGCCTACTTCGCCGACCGCAAGAATGCCACCACCGCCGTCATCGATATGGAGGCCGGGGCCCCCAATCTCAGGGGCCGACTCCAGGTCACCTTctgcgccgtcgccccgccgctcGTCTCCTACTTCTGCGTCCACGCCACCCACATGGACCACACTGAGTTCGCCGTCGCGCCCTACATCCTGGCCACCGAGACCGACGGCGGCCTCGTCCTCCTATGCGTCCCCACCGTCGACCCCGACTATCCGACCGATCACTTGCGTCCCCGAAATTGCCAATACTTCGTCTACGACGCCCTCGCCCGCAAACTTCACCAACTCCCGCAACCCGGCTTCCAACACCGACTCAGCCAGCGCTCGCTCGCCATCATGCGCAAGCCCAACAAAAGCTCCAAAAACACCAGCAACCACGTCAGCCTACGCCcccatgtacatggagaggccgaggccgaggccgactTCGTCGTTGCCGCACAATCCTACATTTTCTGGGGTAAAGAATCTCCTCACATCTGCATCTATGACTCTGCTATCAAGACCTGGAGCAACAAGCCGGTGGTAATGGGTTCATCATATCCAGACCACcacctcccaagcaagacactcgCCATCGGAGGAATCAATGGCACCGTGGCTTGGGTGGATCTCTGGCACAACATCATCTTCTGTGACGTTCTCGCCAAACGCCCCAAGCTTCGCTACCTGAAGCTGCCGTCCGAACCCCGCGACAGGGGTTTCAATCCAAGGTCCGTTCGCGACATTGCCGTCTTTGGCAACACCATCAAGTATGTTGCGATGCTGCTTCGGCCCGACGACACAAGCTCCTCTAAGGTCCCCTCCTGTCGTTGGATGGCCACAGCATGGAGCATCGACAAGAGCCGTCACGCCTCGGCCAAGGATTGGCGCATGGTTTGCAAGCTCGATTCCACCCGTATAATGGTTGATGCAGCTGGTACCGCGGCTTCCTTCCCAACCTTGTCGTCTCTTTGCGGTAGCCTGCCCACACTCAGCCTGCAGAATGATGCCATTGTTTATTTCCTCGCCAAGATTGACTTCAGCCCAAGGCAACGCACAGCTTGGGTGCTTGCTGTTGACATGAAGAACGAGACTGTTGAGCAAGTGGTGGAGTTCCCTGCTGAGAGGACTTATTGTGTAGCCGAGGGCTACGATGCAAGTAGGATCTCCGCATATCTCCAACCCGCTCCAG GTAGGAAGCAAATACATAAACGACCAGGGGTGTCGTTGCTGAAATCACCTAGCAAGAAGCATACTGGAGATGTTGACGCCATGGTGGAGTGA